One window of the Nicotiana tabacum cultivar K326 chromosome 4, ASM71507v2, whole genome shotgun sequence genome contains the following:
- the LOC107762014 gene encoding uncharacterized protein LOC107762014 isoform X3: MVDKQVKDKINDHSSDMESEPKEGMEEESDIDTINDSVSSQGDPQIPEDENVERASTVKVSKKLAKSVTNNSSPAQRAKSDQKANNSQIKATKSTANKAKTPKKDPSKVTSKSVNDNSKNMKVHPKSLSDSSEEGDEKLVKEVDPVDILDETSISAQSVGSDDETVNTEENCEQEDKAALEQKIGQMESRLEKLEEELREVAALEISLYSVVSEHGSSAHKLHTPARRLSRLYLHACKYWSQDKRATVAKNTVSGLVLVAKSCGNDVARLTFWLSNAVVLRVIISQAFGSSCSPSSLVKITESNGGGKKTESKISSFKWKTHPGNKQSSKHDLLQFLDDWQETRTFTAALERVESWIFLRIVESIWWQTLTPNMQSPTDDPEASKSVGRLLGPALGDQQQGNFSINLWKNAFQEALKRLCPVRAGSHECGCLPVLARRVIEQCVARLDVAMFNAILRESAHEIPTDPISDPIVDSKVLPIPAGDLSFGSGAQLKNSVGNWSRCLTDLFGIDAEDSGQNDEGSFGDDQRKGGNQPEHFHLLNALSDLLMLPKDMLMDRTIRMEVCPSISLPLVKRILCNFSPDEFCPDPVPGALLEALNAECIIARRLSGDSSSSFPYPAASVAYKPPVAAEVAEKVAEVDGKSHLSRSASAIQRKGYTSDEELEEIDSPLACIIDKMPSSPASAQNGNGKAKLKEETGFIGSNTRYDLLREVWQTT; the protein is encoded by the exons ATGGTTGACAAACAGGTCAAGGATAAAATCAATGATCATTCTAGTGATATGGAGAGTGAACCCAAAGAGGGGATGGAAGAGGAATCAGATATTGATACAATAAATGATTCAGTTTCATCTCAAGGAGATCCACAAATACCTGAAGATGAGAATGTAGAAAGAGCTTCGACTGTTAAGGTCTCCAAAAAGCTTGCCAAAAGTGTAACAAATAATTCTTCCCCGGCACAACGAGCAAAATCTGACCAGAAAGCAAATAATTCACAGATTAAGGCAACAAAGAGTACAGCAAACAAAGCGAAAACACCTAAAAAGGATCCATCTAAAGTGACATCCAAGAGTGTCAATGACAACTCTAAAAATATGAAAGTCCATCCGAAATCCCTATCAGATTCCTCAGAAGAAGGTGATGAAAAATTGGTTAAAGAGGTTGATCCAGTAGATATTTTGGATGAGACTTCAATTAGTGCTCAAAGTGTTGGAAGTGATGATGAAACAGTCAACACTGAGGAGAACTGCGAACAAGAAGATAAAGCAGCTTTAGAGcaaaagattggccaaatggaaTCAAGGCTTGAGAAACTTGAGGAGGAGTTGAGAGAAGTTGCTGCCCTTGAAATTTCTCTTTACTCTGTGGTATCCGAGCATGGCAGTTCTGCACATAAGCTGCACACACCTGCCAGGCGCCTTTCTAGACTCTACCTTCATGCATGTAAGTACTGGTCTCAAGACAAAAGAGCTACAGTTGCTAAAAACACAGTTTCCGGCCTTGTTTTGGTCGCCAAGTCATGTGGTAACGATGTGGCAAG GTTAACATTTTGGCTGTCAAATGCTGTTGTTCTGAGGGTAATCATTTCTCAAGCATTTGGAAGTTCCTGTAGCCCAAGCTCATTGGTAAAGATTACTGAGTCAAATGGTGGAGGAAAGAAAACTGAATCAAAGATTTCCTCTTTTAAATGGAAAACACATCCAGGAAACAAACAATCTAGCAAGCATGATCTTTTGCAGTTTTTGGATGATTGGCAAGAAACAAGAACTTTTACAGCTGCCTTAGAGAGAGTAGAATCCTGGATTTTCTTGCGGATCGTTGAATCAATATGGTGGCAG ACCTTGACTCCCAATATGCAATCTCCCACTGATGATCCAGAGGCCAGCAAATCTGTTGGACGATTATTAGGACCTGCCTTGGGTGACCAGCAGCAAGGTAACTTTTCCATTAACCTATGGAAGAATGCTTTCCAGGAGGCTTTGAAGAGATTATGTCCTGTACGTGCAGGAAGCCATGAATGTGGTTGCTTGCCTGTTTTGGCTAGAAGG GTCATTGAACAATGTGTTGCCAGACTGGATGTGGCTATGTTCAATGCAATTCTTCGTGAGTCAGCTCACGAGATCCCAACTGATCCCATATCTGATCCAATAGTTGACTCAAAGGTGTTGCCTATTCCAGCCGGAGATTTGAGTTTTGGCTCGGGTGCGCAACTGAAAAACTCA GTTGGTAATTGGTCAAGATGTCTTACTGATTTGTTTGGCATAGATGCTGAAGATTCCGGGCAAAATGATGAAGGCAGCTTCGGAGATGATCAGAGGAAAGGTGGAAATCAACCAGAGCATTTCCATCTTCTCAATGCCTTAAGCGATCTTCTCATGCTTCCAAAAGACATGCTAATGGACCGCACAATCAGAATGGAG GTTTGTCCATCTATCAGTCTTCCACTGGTTAAGCGAATACTCTGTAACTTCTCTCCAGATGAGTTTTGTCCTGATCCTGTCCCTGGCGCTTTATTAGAAGCTCTCAATGCCGAG TGCATCATAGCACGTCGATTATCAGGAGACTCTTCCAGCAGTTTCCCTTACCCTGCTGCCTCAGTTGCATATAAACCTCCTGTTGCTGCTGAAGTTGCAGAAAAAGTTGCAGAAGTTGATGGGAAGTCTCACTTGTCTCGGAGTGCTTCTGCTATACAAAGGAAGGGATACACCAGTGATGAGGAACTGGAGGAAATAGATTCTCCTCTAGCATGCATTATTGATAAAATGCCATCATCACCTGCTTCTGCACAAAATGGAAATGGAAAAGCTAAACTAAAGGAAGAAACGGGTTTTATTGGATCGAATACGAGGTATGATCTTCTTCGTGAGGTTTGGCAGACAACATAA
- the LOC107762014 gene encoding uncharacterized protein LOC107762014 isoform X2 yields the protein MRETERKRGSNTNQAKRAVKTEKRDYKQEKSTGKTLKAKETDHKASPPKPESSILVSDSNTGTEPTEVYENVVIDYVDDVYRSEEATQQSKTRKMVDKQVKDKINDHSSDMESEPKEGMEEESDIDTINDSVSSQGDPQIPEDENVERASTVKVSKKLAKSVTNNSSPAQRAKSDQKANNSQIKATKSTANKAKTPKKDPSKVTSKSVNDNSKNMKVHPKSLSDSSEEGDEKLVKEVDPVDILDETSISAQSVGSDDETVNTEENCEQEDKAALEQKIGQMESRLEKLEEELREVAALEISLYSVVSEHGSSAHKLHTPARRLSRLYLHACKYWSQDKRATVAKNTVSGLVLVAKSCGNDVARLTFWLSNAVVLRVIISQAFGSSCSPSSLVKITESNGGGKKTESKISSFKWKTHPGNKQSSKHDLLQFLDDWQETRTFTAALERVESWIFLRIVESIWWQTLTPNMQSPTDDPEASKSVGRLLGPALGDQQQGSHECGCLPVLARRVIEQCVARLDVAMFNAILRESAHEIPTDPISDPIVDSKVLPIPAGDLSFGSGAQLKNSVGNWSRCLTDLFGIDAEDSGQNDEGSFGDDQRKGGNQPEHFHLLNALSDLLMLPKDMLMDRTIRMEVCPSISLPLVKRILCNFSPDEFCPDPVPGALLEALNAECIIARRLSGDSSSSFPYPAASVAYKPPVAAEVAEKVAEVDGKSHLSRSASAIQRKGYTSDEELEEIDSPLACIIDKMPSSPASAQNGNGKAKLKEETGFIGSNTRYDLLREVWQTT from the exons ATGAGGGAAACTGAACGGAAGCGAGGTTCAAACACTAATCAAGCAAAGCGTGCTGTAAAGACTGAGAAAAGAGACTACAAACAGGAAAAGAGTACTGGCAAAACATTAAAAGCAAAAGAGACTGATCATAAAGCTTCACCTCCTAAACCAGAGTCCAGTATTTTAGTAAGTGATTCAAACACGGGCACAGAGCCCACTGAAGTTTATGAAAATGTGGTTATAGATTATGTGGATGATGTCTACAGGTCTGAGGAAGCAACTCAGCAATCAAAAACACGTAAAATGGTTGACAAACAGGTCAAGGATAAAATCAATGATCATTCTAGTGATATGGAGAGTGAACCCAAAGAGGGGATGGAAGAGGAATCAGATATTGATACAATAAATGATTCAGTTTCATCTCAAGGAGATCCACAAATACCTGAAGATGAGAATGTAGAAAGAGCTTCGACTGTTAAGGTCTCCAAAAAGCTTGCCAAAAGTGTAACAAATAATTCTTCCCCGGCACAACGAGCAAAATCTGACCAGAAAGCAAATAATTCACAGATTAAGGCAACAAAGAGTACAGCAAACAAAGCGAAAACACCTAAAAAGGATCCATCTAAAGTGACATCCAAGAGTGTCAATGACAACTCTAAAAATATGAAAGTCCATCCGAAATCCCTATCAGATTCCTCAGAAGAAGGTGATGAAAAATTGGTTAAAGAGGTTGATCCAGTAGATATTTTGGATGAGACTTCAATTAGTGCTCAAAGTGTTGGAAGTGATGATGAAACAGTCAACACTGAGGAGAACTGCGAACAAGAAGATAAAGCAGCTTTAGAGcaaaagattggccaaatggaaTCAAGGCTTGAGAAACTTGAGGAGGAGTTGAGAGAAGTTGCTGCCCTTGAAATTTCTCTTTACTCTGTGGTATCCGAGCATGGCAGTTCTGCACATAAGCTGCACACACCTGCCAGGCGCCTTTCTAGACTCTACCTTCATGCATGTAAGTACTGGTCTCAAGACAAAAGAGCTACAGTTGCTAAAAACACAGTTTCCGGCCTTGTTTTGGTCGCCAAGTCATGTGGTAACGATGTGGCAAG GTTAACATTTTGGCTGTCAAATGCTGTTGTTCTGAGGGTAATCATTTCTCAAGCATTTGGAAGTTCCTGTAGCCCAAGCTCATTGGTAAAGATTACTGAGTCAAATGGTGGAGGAAAGAAAACTGAATCAAAGATTTCCTCTTTTAAATGGAAAACACATCCAGGAAACAAACAATCTAGCAAGCATGATCTTTTGCAGTTTTTGGATGATTGGCAAGAAACAAGAACTTTTACAGCTGCCTTAGAGAGAGTAGAATCCTGGATTTTCTTGCGGATCGTTGAATCAATATGGTGGCAG ACCTTGACTCCCAATATGCAATCTCCCACTGATGATCCAGAGGCCAGCAAATCTGTTGGACGATTATTAGGACCTGCCTTGGGTGACCAGCAGCAAG GAAGCCATGAATGTGGTTGCTTGCCTGTTTTGGCTAGAAGG GTCATTGAACAATGTGTTGCCAGACTGGATGTGGCTATGTTCAATGCAATTCTTCGTGAGTCAGCTCACGAGATCCCAACTGATCCCATATCTGATCCAATAGTTGACTCAAAGGTGTTGCCTATTCCAGCCGGAGATTTGAGTTTTGGCTCGGGTGCGCAACTGAAAAACTCA GTTGGTAATTGGTCAAGATGTCTTACTGATTTGTTTGGCATAGATGCTGAAGATTCCGGGCAAAATGATGAAGGCAGCTTCGGAGATGATCAGAGGAAAGGTGGAAATCAACCAGAGCATTTCCATCTTCTCAATGCCTTAAGCGATCTTCTCATGCTTCCAAAAGACATGCTAATGGACCGCACAATCAGAATGGAG GTTTGTCCATCTATCAGTCTTCCACTGGTTAAGCGAATACTCTGTAACTTCTCTCCAGATGAGTTTTGTCCTGATCCTGTCCCTGGCGCTTTATTAGAAGCTCTCAATGCCGAG TGCATCATAGCACGTCGATTATCAGGAGACTCTTCCAGCAGTTTCCCTTACCCTGCTGCCTCAGTTGCATATAAACCTCCTGTTGCTGCTGAAGTTGCAGAAAAAGTTGCAGAAGTTGATGGGAAGTCTCACTTGTCTCGGAGTGCTTCTGCTATACAAAGGAAGGGATACACCAGTGATGAGGAACTGGAGGAAATAGATTCTCCTCTAGCATGCATTATTGATAAAATGCCATCATCACCTGCTTCTGCACAAAATGGAAATGGAAAAGCTAAACTAAAGGAAGAAACGGGTTTTATTGGATCGAATACGAGGTATGATCTTCTTCGTGAGGTTTGGCAGACAACATAA
- the LOC107762014 gene encoding uncharacterized protein LOC107762014 isoform X1 produces the protein MRETERKRGSNTNQAKRAVKTEKRDYKQEKSTGKTLKAKETDHKASPPKPESSILVSDSNTGTEPTEVYENVVIDYVDDVYRSEEATQQSKTRKMVDKQVKDKINDHSSDMESEPKEGMEEESDIDTINDSVSSQGDPQIPEDENVERASTVKVSKKLAKSVTNNSSPAQRAKSDQKANNSQIKATKSTANKAKTPKKDPSKVTSKSVNDNSKNMKVHPKSLSDSSEEGDEKLVKEVDPVDILDETSISAQSVGSDDETVNTEENCEQEDKAALEQKIGQMESRLEKLEEELREVAALEISLYSVVSEHGSSAHKLHTPARRLSRLYLHACKYWSQDKRATVAKNTVSGLVLVAKSCGNDVARLTFWLSNAVVLRVIISQAFGSSCSPSSLVKITESNGGGKKTESKISSFKWKTHPGNKQSSKHDLLQFLDDWQETRTFTAALERVESWIFLRIVESIWWQTLTPNMQSPTDDPEASKSVGRLLGPALGDQQQGNFSINLWKNAFQEALKRLCPVRAGSHECGCLPVLARRVIEQCVARLDVAMFNAILRESAHEIPTDPISDPIVDSKVLPIPAGDLSFGSGAQLKNSVGNWSRCLTDLFGIDAEDSGQNDEGSFGDDQRKGGNQPEHFHLLNALSDLLMLPKDMLMDRTIRMEVCPSISLPLVKRILCNFSPDEFCPDPVPGALLEALNAECIIARRLSGDSSSSFPYPAASVAYKPPVAAEVAEKVAEVDGKSHLSRSASAIQRKGYTSDEELEEIDSPLACIIDKMPSSPASAQNGNGKAKLKEETGFIGSNTRYDLLREVWQTT, from the exons ATGAGGGAAACTGAACGGAAGCGAGGTTCAAACACTAATCAAGCAAAGCGTGCTGTAAAGACTGAGAAAAGAGACTACAAACAGGAAAAGAGTACTGGCAAAACATTAAAAGCAAAAGAGACTGATCATAAAGCTTCACCTCCTAAACCAGAGTCCAGTATTTTAGTAAGTGATTCAAACACGGGCACAGAGCCCACTGAAGTTTATGAAAATGTGGTTATAGATTATGTGGATGATGTCTACAGGTCTGAGGAAGCAACTCAGCAATCAAAAACACGTAAAATGGTTGACAAACAGGTCAAGGATAAAATCAATGATCATTCTAGTGATATGGAGAGTGAACCCAAAGAGGGGATGGAAGAGGAATCAGATATTGATACAATAAATGATTCAGTTTCATCTCAAGGAGATCCACAAATACCTGAAGATGAGAATGTAGAAAGAGCTTCGACTGTTAAGGTCTCCAAAAAGCTTGCCAAAAGTGTAACAAATAATTCTTCCCCGGCACAACGAGCAAAATCTGACCAGAAAGCAAATAATTCACAGATTAAGGCAACAAAGAGTACAGCAAACAAAGCGAAAACACCTAAAAAGGATCCATCTAAAGTGACATCCAAGAGTGTCAATGACAACTCTAAAAATATGAAAGTCCATCCGAAATCCCTATCAGATTCCTCAGAAGAAGGTGATGAAAAATTGGTTAAAGAGGTTGATCCAGTAGATATTTTGGATGAGACTTCAATTAGTGCTCAAAGTGTTGGAAGTGATGATGAAACAGTCAACACTGAGGAGAACTGCGAACAAGAAGATAAAGCAGCTTTAGAGcaaaagattggccaaatggaaTCAAGGCTTGAGAAACTTGAGGAGGAGTTGAGAGAAGTTGCTGCCCTTGAAATTTCTCTTTACTCTGTGGTATCCGAGCATGGCAGTTCTGCACATAAGCTGCACACACCTGCCAGGCGCCTTTCTAGACTCTACCTTCATGCATGTAAGTACTGGTCTCAAGACAAAAGAGCTACAGTTGCTAAAAACACAGTTTCCGGCCTTGTTTTGGTCGCCAAGTCATGTGGTAACGATGTGGCAAG GTTAACATTTTGGCTGTCAAATGCTGTTGTTCTGAGGGTAATCATTTCTCAAGCATTTGGAAGTTCCTGTAGCCCAAGCTCATTGGTAAAGATTACTGAGTCAAATGGTGGAGGAAAGAAAACTGAATCAAAGATTTCCTCTTTTAAATGGAAAACACATCCAGGAAACAAACAATCTAGCAAGCATGATCTTTTGCAGTTTTTGGATGATTGGCAAGAAACAAGAACTTTTACAGCTGCCTTAGAGAGAGTAGAATCCTGGATTTTCTTGCGGATCGTTGAATCAATATGGTGGCAG ACCTTGACTCCCAATATGCAATCTCCCACTGATGATCCAGAGGCCAGCAAATCTGTTGGACGATTATTAGGACCTGCCTTGGGTGACCAGCAGCAAGGTAACTTTTCCATTAACCTATGGAAGAATGCTTTCCAGGAGGCTTTGAAGAGATTATGTCCTGTACGTGCAGGAAGCCATGAATGTGGTTGCTTGCCTGTTTTGGCTAGAAGG GTCATTGAACAATGTGTTGCCAGACTGGATGTGGCTATGTTCAATGCAATTCTTCGTGAGTCAGCTCACGAGATCCCAACTGATCCCATATCTGATCCAATAGTTGACTCAAAGGTGTTGCCTATTCCAGCCGGAGATTTGAGTTTTGGCTCGGGTGCGCAACTGAAAAACTCA GTTGGTAATTGGTCAAGATGTCTTACTGATTTGTTTGGCATAGATGCTGAAGATTCCGGGCAAAATGATGAAGGCAGCTTCGGAGATGATCAGAGGAAAGGTGGAAATCAACCAGAGCATTTCCATCTTCTCAATGCCTTAAGCGATCTTCTCATGCTTCCAAAAGACATGCTAATGGACCGCACAATCAGAATGGAG GTTTGTCCATCTATCAGTCTTCCACTGGTTAAGCGAATACTCTGTAACTTCTCTCCAGATGAGTTTTGTCCTGATCCTGTCCCTGGCGCTTTATTAGAAGCTCTCAATGCCGAG TGCATCATAGCACGTCGATTATCAGGAGACTCTTCCAGCAGTTTCCCTTACCCTGCTGCCTCAGTTGCATATAAACCTCCTGTTGCTGCTGAAGTTGCAGAAAAAGTTGCAGAAGTTGATGGGAAGTCTCACTTGTCTCGGAGTGCTTCTGCTATACAAAGGAAGGGATACACCAGTGATGAGGAACTGGAGGAAATAGATTCTCCTCTAGCATGCATTATTGATAAAATGCCATCATCACCTGCTTCTGCACAAAATGGAAATGGAAAAGCTAAACTAAAGGAAGAAACGGGTTTTATTGGATCGAATACGAGGTATGATCTTCTTCGTGAGGTTTGGCAGACAACATAA